The Verrucomicrobium spinosum DSM 4136 = JCM 18804 genome includes a region encoding these proteins:
- a CDS encoding RHS repeat-associated core domain-containing protein produces the protein MKKLLTTLGIGGVAAALAVVVWNHQQDRVPDPGGQSGDQLVGNSSRGTTNITAGEKESEAAKVPGTTLVTTTRVPSTPRRTWGQVSEEQKRWTAEARPTEKTTLRLLDLTKVPTEKDLRMAGQLGDELQPTRAADPAGIADAAARKKQEADNLDFGKAIQKWNLHEYDEAQLLFVDHLTKFPESPWAAESELHLGCASQYLGRYDEAQKWFEASQSRAPLGHPMHQKALLRLGVVAMDRGELDKATELFARLRQNDSDPSRMTYASYWIRALGLMKAKQTALRDCGQKSLGEICSVLGLEMNARELKGMEAAGTHGFTIQELEQTARRYGMAARTVRASGSTLKDLPLPLVAHYRDQHFVAVLGREGDGKVKVYDTRVGHVISMTHAGFVSQWSGLATVFAGVPEQPGIRLASVQETQEAIGGCCGEPRYPDDLGDDCEGGKCSSCRGMPEWVVNPVNMNLIVRDTPMWWDAPYGPSVEMRLTYNSLDSLIDVRPFGPKWTFAYASYLVVEPGGAVLVIRGDARAERFTPDGNEGFVANARVASKVLRKLAGSNYRFELEDSEGTKYLYDVPPAMGGSSASSLLLSITDKYGTSLNITHNVQGAISAISHPAAVTTLSPTGTWSFVYGANGKVSHIDDPFGRQATFTYDVNNRLTGQTDMGAVAYGYGYTTASLVTEPDPANPSQTITRTNELFLNAITTPSGTTQFLTEPSDGVQIGSDTYAPPGGPMWSSYRITITDPLGAQEEYFYAALYTGWHRDKNHYKSGVPAYGGASAALADPHTRYYYTLVNGKGELSEVKHQGGATTYFSSYDQGGRPLGKSSTNGHSDSFVYNARGMVLSHATSHGGQVSYEYATNGIDVLSVKRLLNGEETVLSEYEYDGTTGDLAATVDQAGLRTEYERNARGQVVSVTRASGDVAVYQYNSAGWLESVKLQAIGHPNEITLETFEYDDVGRLVGQSNFDGYVLLYTYDDLNRRIQTTYPGGETTVNTYSCCNLVSVKSRDNSITQYGYDALKRLRTVVGPQRQVASYSYDKVGNLTEIQFGRGEKLKWAYDAADRVVAKTNPDGTQVSLQYDPLTGRLNWTKDTENRASTYAYNTLGLVTSIQHDSLPLQSFTYDELGRRLTWTDGARITSYEYDAIGRLVSIDGPLANDTITYTYDSLGRMSSWEYDGAAESYTFDSLDRIANVENPLGTFSFSYLGDTGLVSSVQYPIPGVSATYSRDTNIHGRRLVETRYEGSGSVEIARFDYTYDSGGKIETWSQHQPGISSGKVWTMKYDSAGQLDAVMESPAQGPVPNPQAVWRYQYDPSGNRLLAQEGHRTRQFAFNNLNQNTSQLAGGMTWFRGQVDESSKVEVNSQLAKTSPEGVFEAILQLGSGQHDVPVVATDKAGNVTSELWRVDNGGASSRTLSYDVAGNMLSDGARSYGWNDRNCLTSIDSGADNWALEYDGARRRIVESKNSTQTRETVWHGANVVEERLGGGGKMRCWTGGVEVLNASGMQTAKQFHLTDLLGSTRVVLNETGAVVSSYSYSPWGQRTLIAGADLTRLGFAGYHVHESGLCLATYRAYDTERGSWISRDPIGEHGGLNLYGMAGNDPVNNLDALGLDVDRSIPIPDDLKDKNCIVHFITMIGDNATHAMPPSHKPAGGPVVGLSHSGLRPNGELQNTLFPAKGVMNGSTEIYLCCCLTPQDEQGFEKAKKRQAIPSQDTKMPDDSFSCTKEGCGTFSAWRNGGVAGVLDPSSGQPVDPKYLEAPGGGKLDPKVQDDTPDILRNMLKEKCRLVRTVVRP, from the coding sequence ATGAAGAAGCTCCTGACTACGCTCGGGATAGGAGGAGTAGCTGCTGCTTTGGCAGTCGTGGTGTGGAATCATCAACAGGACAGGGTGCCGGATCCGGGAGGCCAAAGTGGCGATCAGCTTGTTGGGAACTCTTCCCGTGGTACGACAAACATCACTGCTGGAGAAAAGGAGAGCGAAGCGGCAAAGGTGCCAGGCACGACTTTGGTTACTACGACGAGAGTTCCCTCCACGCCGCGGCGGACCTGGGGGCAGGTGTCTGAAGAACAAAAGCGCTGGACTGCGGAAGCGCGTCCCACTGAAAAAACCACGCTGCGGTTGCTCGATCTGACGAAGGTGCCCACGGAGAAGGATCTGCGCATGGCAGGACAGCTGGGGGACGAGCTTCAACCGACACGAGCAGCCGATCCCGCAGGTATTGCCGATGCCGCCGCCCGCAAGAAGCAGGAGGCGGACAACCTTGACTTTGGAAAGGCCATTCAGAAGTGGAACCTCCATGAGTATGACGAGGCACAGCTGTTGTTTGTGGATCATCTCACGAAGTTTCCTGAAAGTCCCTGGGCGGCGGAGTCTGAGCTGCACCTTGGCTGTGCCAGCCAGTACCTTGGCAGATATGACGAAGCTCAAAAGTGGTTCGAGGCGTCACAGAGCCGGGCTCCGCTGGGACACCCGATGCACCAGAAGGCGCTTCTGCGTCTGGGCGTGGTGGCCATGGATCGCGGGGAACTGGACAAGGCGACCGAGCTGTTTGCGCGTCTCCGGCAGAACGACAGCGACCCTTCACGGATGACCTATGCGTCCTATTGGATTCGTGCCTTGGGGTTGATGAAGGCCAAGCAGACCGCCCTGCGTGACTGTGGCCAGAAGTCCCTGGGCGAGATCTGCAGTGTGCTGGGACTGGAGATGAACGCGCGAGAACTGAAGGGAATGGAGGCTGCTGGGACGCACGGCTTCACCATTCAGGAGCTGGAGCAGACGGCCCGGCGGTATGGGATGGCGGCCCGCACGGTGCGTGCCAGTGGATCGACCTTGAAGGATCTACCGCTTCCGCTGGTGGCGCACTATCGGGATCAGCATTTTGTGGCGGTGCTGGGGCGTGAGGGAGATGGGAAGGTGAAGGTGTATGACACGCGTGTGGGACATGTGATCTCGATGACGCATGCAGGATTTGTGTCGCAGTGGTCTGGGCTGGCCACGGTGTTTGCCGGGGTGCCGGAGCAGCCGGGGATACGGCTGGCCTCGGTGCAGGAGACGCAGGAGGCTATTGGCGGATGTTGTGGTGAGCCCAGGTATCCCGATGACTTGGGGGATGATTGTGAAGGGGGCAAGTGCTCTTCATGCCGGGGGATGCCTGAGTGGGTGGTCAATCCCGTCAACATGAACCTCATCGTGCGAGATACACCGATGTGGTGGGATGCACCCTATGGACCCAGTGTCGAAATGCGCCTTACCTACAACAGTCTCGATTCGCTCATTGACGTCCGTCCGTTCGGTCCCAAGTGGACTTTCGCCTACGCGTCTTATCTCGTGGTGGAACCTGGTGGCGCAGTGCTGGTGATTCGTGGTGATGCCAGGGCTGAGCGATTCACTCCAGACGGAAACGAGGGGTTCGTTGCAAATGCCCGGGTGGCCTCGAAGGTTTTGCGCAAACTTGCGGGCTCCAACTACCGATTTGAGTTGGAAGACAGCGAAGGCACCAAGTACTTGTATGATGTACCTCCGGCAATGGGAGGCAGCAGCGCATCGAGCCTCTTGCTGTCGATCACCGACAAGTACGGCACTTCCTTGAACATCACTCACAATGTCCAGGGCGCGATTTCGGCTATCAGTCATCCTGCGGCAGTGACCACCCTGAGTCCTACAGGGACCTGGAGCTTCGTGTATGGCGCAAACGGCAAGGTGTCGCACATTGACGATCCATTTGGTCGTCAGGCGACTTTTACCTATGATGTCAACAACCGGCTCACAGGGCAGACGGACATGGGGGCTGTCGCCTATGGCTACGGCTACACTACGGCTTCCCTTGTGACAGAACCCGATCCAGCCAATCCGTCCCAGACGATCACCCGGACAAATGAGCTGTTTTTGAATGCAATCACCACCCCGAGCGGCACAACGCAGTTCTTGACGGAGCCCTCGGATGGTGTCCAGATCGGTTCAGACACCTATGCGCCTCCTGGAGGCCCCATGTGGTCCAGTTATCGAATAACTATCACCGATCCGTTGGGAGCTCAGGAGGAATACTTCTATGCAGCTCTTTACACCGGCTGGCATAGGGACAAGAACCACTACAAATCTGGAGTTCCTGCATACGGGGGCGCAAGCGCGGCACTCGCCGACCCTCACACGAGGTACTACTATACATTAGTGAACGGCAAGGGGGAGCTTTCAGAGGTGAAGCACCAGGGAGGGGCGACGACCTACTTCTCAAGTTATGATCAAGGCGGACGGCCTCTGGGAAAGAGTAGCACCAATGGTCATTCTGACTCTTTTGTCTACAATGCAAGAGGCATGGTTCTGAGCCATGCAACCAGCCATGGAGGGCAAGTTTCATACGAATACGCCACCAACGGCATCGACGTCCTCAGTGTAAAACGCCTTCTCAATGGAGAGGAAACCGTTCTGTCGGAGTACGAGTATGATGGTACAACGGGCGATCTTGCTGCCACTGTGGATCAGGCCGGACTGCGTACTGAATACGAACGCAATGCGCGGGGGCAGGTGGTGTCGGTGACTCGTGCCTCTGGGGACGTCGCAGTCTATCAGTACAATTCGGCGGGGTGGCTTGAAAGTGTAAAATTGCAGGCGATCGGACATCCAAACGAAATCACCCTCGAAACATTTGAGTACGACGACGTCGGAAGGCTGGTGGGCCAGTCCAACTTTGACGGCTATGTGCTTTTGTACACCTACGACGACTTGAACAGGCGCATCCAGACTACGTATCCTGGCGGTGAAACCACTGTAAACACCTACAGTTGCTGCAACCTGGTTTCGGTGAAGAGCCGCGATAACAGCATTACCCAATACGGGTATGACGCACTCAAAAGACTGCGTACGGTGGTGGGACCTCAACGGCAGGTCGCCAGCTATTCATATGACAAGGTTGGCAATCTGACGGAAATCCAGTTCGGACGGGGTGAAAAGCTGAAGTGGGCATACGATGCAGCTGACAGGGTTGTCGCAAAAACCAATCCGGACGGAACCCAGGTCAGCCTGCAATACGATCCTCTGACGGGCCGGTTGAATTGGACAAAGGACACTGAGAACCGCGCGTCAACTTACGCATACAATACCTTGGGCCTTGTGACGAGCATCCAGCATGACTCGTTGCCCTTGCAATCTTTCACGTATGATGAGCTCGGAAGACGCCTGACGTGGACGGATGGTGCGCGCATTACTTCTTATGAGTATGATGCCATTGGCCGGCTTGTTTCAATTGACGGGCCGCTTGCCAACGACACGATCACATACACTTACGATTCCTTGGGTCGAATGAGCAGTTGGGAGTATGATGGAGCAGCTGAATCGTACACTTTCGATTCTCTAGACCGGATTGCTAATGTTGAGAATCCTCTTGGAACATTTTCGTTTAGCTATCTTGGTGACACAGGATTGGTGTCCAGCGTCCAGTATCCCATACCAGGCGTATCCGCAACGTATTCCAGGGACACAAACATCCATGGGCGCCGGTTAGTCGAAACTCGGTATGAGGGTTCAGGCAGTGTTGAAATTGCTCGATTTGACTACACCTATGACTCCGGTGGAAAGATCGAAACGTGGAGTCAGCATCAGCCCGGGATAAGTTCAGGAAAAGTTTGGACGATGAAGTATGACTCGGCCGGTCAACTTGACGCGGTGATGGAAAGCCCCGCTCAAGGCCCGGTGCCCAATCCGCAAGCAGTCTGGCGCTACCAGTATGACCCAAGCGGGAATCGTTTGCTTGCTCAGGAAGGTCATCGGACACGTCAGTTTGCCTTCAACAATCTCAATCAAAACACCAGCCAGTTGGCCGGAGGCATGACGTGGTTCAGGGGCCAGGTTGACGAGAGTTCAAAAGTTGAGGTGAATAGTCAACTTGCAAAAACGTCCCCCGAAGGCGTCTTCGAGGCGATCCTGCAGTTGGGATCCGGACAACACGACGTTCCTGTTGTGGCTACCGACAAAGCTGGAAATGTCACCTCAGAGCTGTGGCGGGTGGACAATGGGGGCGCTTCATCCAGGACCTTGAGTTATGATGTCGCAGGCAACATGCTCTCTGATGGAGCCCGTTCTTACGGATGGAATGATCGCAATTGCCTGACAAGCATTGATTCTGGCGCAGACAACTGGGCTTTGGAATATGATGGGGCGAGAAGAAGAATTGTTGAGTCAAAAAACTCGACTCAGACGCGCGAAACGGTGTGGCATGGAGCCAACGTCGTTGAAGAACGTCTGGGCGGCGGGGGGAAGATGCGATGTTGGACTGGCGGAGTTGAGGTGCTTAATGCGAGCGGCATGCAAACTGCGAAACAATTTCACCTCACTGATCTTCTGGGTTCAACTCGAGTCGTTTTGAACGAAACGGGTGCGGTCGTATCCAGTTATTCGTACAGTCCTTGGGGGCAGCGCACACTCATAGCAGGAGCCGATCTGACCCGGTTGGGATTTGCTGGCTATCATGTGCACGAGTCTGGATTGTGCCTCGCAACCTACCGTGCTTACGATACCGAGCGTGGTTCGTGGATATCAAGAGATCCAATAGGGGAGCACGGGGGACTCAATCTCTATGGCATGGCTGGGAATGATCCCGTAAATAATCTTGATGCCTTGGGACTGGATGTCGATCGTTCAATTCCGATTCCAGATGATCTGAAAGACAAGAACTGTATTGTCCACTTCATCACGATGATTGGCGATAATGCAACACATGCAATGCCTCCCAGCCATAAGCCTGCTGGCGGACCAGTAGTCGGTCTTTCGCATTCCGGGCTGAGGCCAAACGGAGAATTGCAAAATACGTTGTTTCCGGCGAAGGGAGTCATGAATGGTTCGACAGAGATCTATCTTTGCTGCTGTCTAACACCTCAAGATGAACAGGGTTTTGAGAAAGCCAAGAAACGTCAAGCAATTCCCTCGCAAGACACAAAGATGCCAGACGATAGTTTTTCTTGTACAAAAGAAGGTTGCGGTACCTTTTCGGCATGGAGGAATGGTGGTGTCGCCGGGGTGCTGGACCCCTCCTCTGGCCAGCCGGTTGATCCCAAATACCTAGAGGCTCCAGGAGGTGGCAAACTCGATCCCAAAGTACAGGATGACACCCCAGACATCCTGCGAAACATGCTGAAGGAAAAATGCCGCCTCGTGAGAACAGTGGTAAGACCTTAA